The following are encoded together in the Planctomycetaceae bacterium genome:
- a CDS encoding glycosylhydrolase-like jelly roll fold domain-containing protein gives MHSRVRELLENRGGNYLLPFFWQHGEDEPVLREEMARIAQCGVGAVCVESRPHPDFCGPLWWRDMDIIMDEARRRDMKVWVLDDAHFPTGFANGWIRDKFPQLKKIYLAERHMDVAGPLAGASIMVNMWVGEPDTLVAVVAAPVSPTGSSTGAEPVDLTNRIRDNRLYWDVPAGQWRVYFVFETQSGGGNQDYINPIEPASCRVLIDAVYEPHREHYAADFGKTLVGFFSDEPNIGNGGGLYDVSIGRKPMVLPWRAGLLAELQREFGAPVAALLPGLWHDIGPASWPLRYAYMNLVSRLYSECFAGQLGQWCTSHGLEYIGHIIEDGDAHTRMGASAPHFFRAMDGQTMSGIDVVLCQIRPGLDRRNATWIIDDHADGEFYHYELAKLGASHAHIDPKKRGRAMCEIFGAYGWAEGLRLMKWLTDHMLVRGINWYVPHAFSPKEFPDGDCPPHFYARGKNPQFRYFGELMRYTNRICHLINDGRHVADAAVLYHAQAEWSGEYMSIKEPLRVLAQAQLDADIVPADLLDATTAVRGGKLVIAGEDYGCLILPCAQRWPRATLEAIVRMIGEGLKVVVAQPFQAVEAQAGKPVPQQWPVGISEGGDASALLDSLRCARVCALDDLPAVLGAWGVTGVRTGNRQPYLRSYQYRHDGLTMWMFFNEDPAATIDTSVWLDGAKNVVAYDAFANVLLAVEGAEPEDGGMRVPLTLSAEESIVLLSGEGCHGGRLPAAMSLTSAKGKVVPVAIEQWAVSTADSQAYPTCTPWRSLDALVNLCEPDLLPGFSGTIAYEGGFDAQGAEGGHVFLDLGEVGETAEVWLNDEPLGLRIARPYAFDATGALREGRNRLRIEVTNTLVYALRDWWSKFMAQGPSGLIGPVVLRYA, from the coding sequence ATGCACTCACGCGTTCGCGAGTTGCTTGAAAACCGCGGCGGGAACTATCTGCTTCCGTTCTTCTGGCAGCACGGCGAGGACGAACCGGTCCTGCGCGAGGAGATGGCCCGCATCGCACAGTGCGGCGTCGGGGCGGTCTGCGTCGAGTCGCGGCCGCACCCGGACTTCTGCGGTCCGCTGTGGTGGCGCGACATGGACATCATCATGGACGAGGCCCGCCGCCGTGACATGAAGGTCTGGGTGCTCGACGACGCGCACTTCCCGACCGGTTTTGCCAACGGCTGGATCCGCGACAAGTTTCCCCAGCTCAAGAAGATCTATCTCGCCGAGCGGCACATGGACGTCGCCGGCCCGCTCGCCGGGGCGAGCATCATGGTCAACATGTGGGTGGGCGAGCCGGACACGCTGGTGGCCGTCGTCGCTGCGCCGGTTTCGCCCACGGGCAGCAGCACCGGCGCCGAGCCGGTGGACCTGACCAACCGCATCCGCGACAACCGCCTGTACTGGGACGTGCCTGCCGGTCAGTGGCGGGTGTACTTCGTCTTCGAGACCCAAAGCGGCGGCGGCAACCAGGACTACATCAACCCGATCGAGCCGGCTTCGTGCCGCGTGCTGATCGACGCGGTGTACGAACCGCATCGCGAGCATTACGCCGCGGACTTCGGCAAGACGCTGGTGGGCTTCTTCAGCGACGAGCCCAACATCGGCAACGGCGGCGGGCTGTACGATGTTTCCATCGGCCGCAAGCCCATGGTGCTCCCGTGGCGGGCGGGGCTGCTGGCCGAGCTGCAGCGCGAGTTCGGCGCCCCTGTCGCGGCGCTGCTGCCGGGGCTGTGGCACGACATCGGCCCGGCGAGTTGGCCGCTGCGATACGCGTACATGAACCTGGTCAGCCGCCTGTACAGCGAGTGCTTCGCCGGGCAGCTTGGGCAGTGGTGTACGTCGCACGGCCTGGAGTACATCGGGCACATCATCGAAGACGGCGACGCGCACACGCGCATGGGCGCCAGCGCGCCGCATTTCTTCCGCGCGATGGACGGCCAGACCATGAGCGGCATCGACGTGGTGCTCTGCCAGATCCGCCCCGGCCTCGACCGGCGCAACGCCACGTGGATCATCGACGACCACGCCGACGGCGAGTTCTATCACTACGAGCTGGCCAAGCTCGGGGCCTCGCATGCCCACATCGACCCGAAAAAGCGAGGCCGCGCCATGTGCGAAATCTTCGGCGCCTACGGCTGGGCCGAGGGCCTGCGGCTGATGAAGTGGCTCACCGACCACATGCTCGTGCGCGGGATCAACTGGTACGTCCCGCACGCGTTCTCGCCCAAGGAGTTCCCCGACGGCGACTGCCCGCCGCATTTCTACGCTCGCGGAAAGAACCCGCAGTTCCGCTACTTTGGCGAGTTGATGCGCTACACCAATCGCATCTGCCACCTGATCAACGACGGCCGCCACGTCGCCGACGCGGCGGTGCTCTACCACGCCCAGGCCGAATGGTCGGGCGAGTACATGTCAATCAAAGAGCCGCTGCGCGTACTGGCGCAGGCGCAGCTTGACGCGGACATCGTGCCGGCCGACCTGCTGGATGCGACGACGGCCGTGCGCGGCGGCAAGCTCGTCATCGCCGGTGAGGATTACGGTTGCCTGATCCTGCCGTGCGCCCAGCGCTGGCCCCGCGCGACGCTCGAAGCGATCGTGCGCATGATCGGCGAGGGGCTCAAAGTTGTTGTGGCACAGCCTTTCCAGGCTGTGGAGGCACAGGCTGGAAAGCCTGTGCCACAGCAGTGGCCCGTCGGCATCAGCGAGGGCGGCGACGCCAGTGCGCTGCTAGACTCGCTGCGGTGTGCGCGGGTCTGCGCGCTGGACGATCTGCCCGCGGTGCTCGGCGCGTGGGGCGTCACCGGCGTGCGCACGGGCAATCGCCAACCGTACCTGCGCAGCTACCAGTACCGCCACGACGGGTTGACGATGTGGATGTTCTTCAACGAAGACCCCGCCGCGACTATCGACACCAGCGTCTGGCTCGATGGCGCCAAGAACGTGGTGGCATACGATGCCTTCGCCAACGTGCTGTTGGCCGTCGAGGGCGCCGAGCCCGAAGACGGCGGCATGCGCGTTCCGCTGACGCTCTCGGCCGAGGAATCAATCGTGCTGCTCTCGGGCGAAGGGTGCCATGGCGGCCGTCTTCCAGCCGCCATGTCCCTGACTTCTGCGAAGGGCAAAGTCGTTCCCGTCGCCATCGAGCAATGGGCCGTCTCGACAGCCGACTCCCAGGCGTACCCGACGTGTACGCCCTGGCGGTCGCTCGATGCTCTGGTCAACCTGTGCGAGCCTGACCTGCTGCCCGGCTTCTCGGGCACCATTGCATATGAAGGTGGATTTGATGCCCAGGGCGCCGAAGGCGGCCACGTATTTCTGGACCTGGGGGAAGTGGGGGAGACCGCCGAAGTCTGGCTCAACGATGAGCCGCTGGGTCTGCGGATCGCCCGCCCCTATGCCTTCGACGCCACCGGCGCCTTGCGCGAGGGGCGAAACCGCCTGCGGATCGAGGTGACCAATACGCTGGTGTACGCCCTGCGCGACTGGTGGTCGAAGTTCATGGCCCAGGGCCCATCAGGTCTGATCGGTCCGGTGGTGTTGCGGTACGCGTAG
- the rpsF gene encoding 30S ribosomal protein S6 yields the protein MSKTKTYEAMFLVDSGKDFQTASAPINTILARSEAEVLSMKPWDDRRLAFEIKGRKRGLYILTYFKVDPAKVTEIEHDCQLNEEILRALILTGDDLTEEQINAETPATGGHKPDAPRAEGEGPREDDMDFDRDRDRDRDYRD from the coding sequence ATGAGCAAGACCAAAACGTACGAAGCAATGTTCCTGGTCGACTCCGGCAAAGATTTTCAGACCGCCTCGGCCCCGATCAACACCATCCTGGCCCGCAGCGAGGCCGAAGTGCTCTCGATGAAGCCCTGGGACGACCGCCGCCTGGCCTTCGAGATCAAAGGGCGCAAGCGCGGCCTGTATATCCTGACCTATTTCAAGGTCGACCCGGCCAAGGTCACCGAGATCGAGCACGACTGTCAGCTCAACGAGGAGATCCTCCGCGCGTTGATCCTGACCGGCGACGACCTCACCGAGGAACAGATCAACGCCGAGACCCCCGCCACAGGCGGCCACAAGCCCGACGCCCCACGCGCCGAAGGTGAAGGCCCGCGCGAGGACGACATGGACTTCGACCGCGATCGTGACCGCGATCGCGATTACAGGGACTAG
- a CDS encoding PQQ-binding-like beta-propeller repeat protein, producing the protein MPTRAQEQAMQQVLAGNLPAEPATATAVCNEAVSFAIAQQRYDQLPALLGRLKELADKSPQARAAAVTLLGSFGHAAAVNELMPVGVDQARFPSGRVALTKTNFELQTRWAALSGALKQISAPEPVSAQDVQETLDLAARSGACVAVGQSHWVSCQAMVDRMMLALPQARLTAVRAAQNQAAERLVSAARLDTDAEAALAAWRRYPWSAGVHELLAGFGEKALRSGRPQWAAAAFADVISHAADPALRGQAQVGLWLALAQQSQTRQDLLDAMAAVDDGVQLPWRGAQAPAREIKQALLAGDQQQEHGRDAHAMRLANLPRRRIVLPAPWTLEGRVGDGPVGDFALHTPWPISHVQAAGAALIVYSGNRVARFDDAAAAWACGENQTPLPWDANAARRYQRENPAADFQRRGASTADGESSAFSSDASILYYYQSDATRSAIAAVSAATGKTLWTTADDEQFQVVRSQAALTIMSRPAAADGCVFALALGPAEQDIGTAEDEGPPMMWYLLCLDGRSGRMLWKRAIGWQPFTHRDLARGGCAVTIHRGSVYCQTNMGLIARCDLRDGALIWTSGYASAVGAAPDSHNFARQGVSPVVAGSVLLAAPRDHSGVLALRCDSGELLWEAPLTPSDRLLGAAGGVAVSMSNRWAAGVDIATGTRRWITPLPQGSQGRGSLVGDSAVIAAGESLVRIAAATGQIAERLDLPAGAAAQIVLLDDGTVLEAAAPPLAFARPSTPAGPDVPLGLPLEDALTLSCESPLLLTDPAAAETFVVLSGRTLAAAGAGAGVIWQRLLPTRPQAAIVEGRTIVLSAARSLEAFRAADGAPAWTAALPFAPARLGGGQGLVWAASGPGQPPAAAVVDPAGGNVLWAGPLKAAGVQGDIRDIALTDQGLVVRWPQVQVHGQWQEHGVSYHDPRTGQLRQARPAGPGDSPHRPPLESTAMRFVGRTAWLHARSLAGDAAAGWDMWFDQSIQDRYPSSIAMFPRGGRLYLHACGQVSAFDTATKQQAAYELQPRDLVRVCTVLDLREVGHTLVVLWASTGESLNADMRNGRLWYRPEDSRMYVDVFDLAGGQRIARQELASLPFYDRGFGDFTTRGVIFDRAVAITAPDGAHLFRTHAGGGKAFASLTADIRDLAALAGKSPDIATFDAAAAKASAAARAFAAGAASAALPAEPRAALAASAAVGVDAIVQQAYRPVMTPPGGDYVGEVTVAIGTAVRGAAVRYTLDSTDPLSAGQPYTAPLRLGAGTVVKAAAGAPGKTFATIPTGEQTYRILAARAPDTPPNVQPGLTYAYAGGGVKTIAEMGALKVLKTGTSPSFDISPWTSGDNWGVTFTGYIRVPTDGVYTFYTTSDDGSCLFIGNARVADNDRRHPPQMASGQIALRAGLHPIRLAYFEVTACKLLKVEYSGPNIPRQFIPNDVLFH; encoded by the coding sequence GTGCCAACTCGCGCGCAGGAGCAGGCGATGCAGCAGGTGCTGGCGGGGAATCTGCCTGCCGAGCCGGCAACCGCGACGGCGGTGTGCAATGAGGCTGTCTCGTTCGCCATCGCGCAGCAGCGGTACGATCAGTTGCCGGCGCTGCTGGGGCGGCTGAAGGAACTGGCGGACAAGTCTCCCCAGGCGCGGGCGGCGGCGGTGACGCTGCTAGGCAGCTTTGGACACGCCGCGGCCGTCAACGAACTCATGCCCGTAGGCGTGGACCAGGCTCGGTTCCCATCGGGACGCGTGGCGCTGACCAAGACGAACTTCGAGTTGCAGACGCGATGGGCGGCGCTGTCGGGGGCTCTCAAGCAGATCTCCGCCCCCGAGCCGGTCTCGGCCCAGGACGTTCAGGAAACGCTCGACCTTGCCGCCCGCAGCGGCGCGTGCGTCGCCGTCGGGCAGTCACACTGGGTCTCGTGCCAGGCGATGGTCGACCGGATGATGCTCGCCCTTCCGCAGGCGAGGCTGACGGCCGTGCGGGCGGCGCAGAACCAGGCGGCCGAGCGGTTGGTATCCGCGGCGCGGCTGGATACCGACGCCGAGGCGGCACTGGCGGCCTGGCGGCGATACCCCTGGTCGGCGGGCGTCCATGAACTGCTGGCGGGCTTCGGCGAGAAGGCGCTGCGCAGCGGTCGCCCGCAATGGGCCGCCGCCGCCTTCGCCGACGTCATCTCCCACGCCGCCGACCCCGCCCTGCGCGGCCAGGCCCAGGTCGGACTGTGGCTGGCGCTGGCCCAGCAGAGCCAGACGCGACAGGATTTGCTCGATGCGATGGCGGCTGTCGACGATGGCGTGCAACTGCCCTGGCGCGGCGCCCAGGCGCCCGCGAGAGAGATTAAACAGGCCCTGCTGGCAGGCGACCAGCAGCAAGAGCATGGGCGAGACGCCCATGCCATGAGACTGGCGAACCTGCCGCGGCGGCGGATTGTCCTTCCGGCCCCGTGGACGCTCGAAGGGCGCGTCGGCGACGGGCCTGTCGGGGACTTCGCTCTGCACACCCCCTGGCCGATCAGCCATGTGCAAGCCGCCGGGGCGGCATTGATCGTGTATTCAGGCAACCGCGTCGCGCGATTCGACGACGCCGCAGCCGCCTGGGCCTGCGGTGAAAACCAGACCCCCCTGCCCTGGGACGCCAACGCGGCCCGCCGCTACCAGAGGGAAAACCCCGCCGCCGATTTCCAGCGACGCGGCGCCTCGACGGCAGACGGTGAAAGCTCCGCCTTCTCGTCCGACGCGAGCATCCTCTACTACTACCAGAGCGACGCGACCCGCTCCGCCATCGCCGCCGTCAGCGCCGCCACCGGAAAGACGCTCTGGACCACAGCCGATGACGAGCAGTTCCAGGTCGTGCGGTCGCAAGCCGCCCTGACGATCATGTCCCGCCCCGCCGCCGCCGACGGCTGCGTCTTCGCATTGGCCCTGGGTCCGGCGGAGCAGGATATCGGCACGGCCGAGGACGAAGGCCCGCCCATGATGTGGTACCTGCTGTGCCTGGATGGGCGCAGCGGGCGCATGCTCTGGAAGCGGGCCATCGGGTGGCAACCGTTCACTCATCGCGACCTCGCCCGCGGCGGCTGCGCAGTGACGATCCACCGCGGCAGCGTGTACTGCCAGACGAACATGGGGCTGATCGCCCGCTGCGACCTGCGCGACGGGGCGCTGATCTGGACCAGCGGTTACGCCAGCGCCGTTGGGGCGGCGCCCGACTCGCACAACTTCGCCCGCCAGGGCGTCTCGCCGGTAGTGGCCGGCAGCGTGCTGCTGGCGGCCCCGCGCGATCACAGCGGCGTGCTGGCGCTGCGGTGCGACAGCGGCGAACTGCTGTGGGAAGCCCCCCTGACGCCCAGCGACCGCCTGCTCGGCGCCGCCGGCGGCGTGGCGGTATCCATGAGCAACCGCTGGGCGGCCGGCGTCGACATCGCCACGGGAACGCGCCGCTGGATCACGCCGCTGCCCCAGGGGTCTCAGGGGCGCGGCTCGCTCGTGGGCGATAGCGCCGTCATCGCCGCCGGCGAATCGCTGGTCCGCATCGCCGCGGCCACCGGGCAGATCGCCGAACGGCTCGACCTTCCTGCCGGGGCGGCTGCACAGATCGTATTGCTCGACGACGGCACGGTGCTCGAAGCCGCCGCCCCACCGCTGGCGTTCGCCCGCCCCTCCACGCCCGCCGGTCCCGACGTGCCGCTGGGTCTGCCGCTGGAAGACGCCTTGACCCTCTCCTGCGAGAGCCCCCTGCTGCTGACCGACCCCGCCGCCGCGGAGACATTTGTGGTGCTCTCGGGGCGCACCCTTGCCGCGGCCGGCGCCGGCGCCGGTGTGATCTGGCAGCGCCTGCTGCCCACGCGTCCGCAGGCGGCGATCGTCGAAGGTCGCACCATCGTCCTGTCCGCGGCGCGCTCGCTGGAGGCGTTCCGCGCCGCCGACGGCGCGCCGGCATGGACAGCCGCACTGCCCTTCGCCCCCGCTCGCCTGGGCGGCGGGCAGGGACTGGTATGGGCGGCGTCGGGACCGGGGCAGCCGCCCGCGGCGGCCGTCGTCGATCCCGCCGGCGGCAACGTACTCTGGGCCGGTCCGCTGAAAGCTGCCGGCGTGCAGGGCGATATTCGCGACATCGCCCTGACCGACCAGGGTCTGGTGGTCCGCTGGCCTCAGGTGCAGGTACACGGCCAGTGGCAAGAGCACGGCGTCAGCTATCACGACCCTCGCACCGGACAGCTTCGCCAGGCGCGTCCGGCCGGGCCGGGCGACTCGCCGCACCGCCCGCCGCTGGAGAGCACGGCGATGCGGTTCGTCGGGCGAACCGCCTGGCTGCACGCCAGGAGCCTCGCCGGCGACGCCGCCGCCGGTTGGGACATGTGGTTCGACCAGTCCATCCAGGACCGTTACCCTTCGAGCATCGCGATGTTCCCCCGCGGCGGCAGGCTCTACCTGCACGCCTGCGGACAGGTGTCCGCCTTCGACACCGCCACGAAGCAGCAGGCGGCGTACGAACTTCAGCCGCGCGACCTCGTCCGCGTCTGCACGGTGCTGGACCTGCGCGAGGTCGGCCACACGCTGGTGGTCCTGTGGGCCTCGACCGGCGAGAGCCTCAACGCCGATATGCGAAACGGCAGACTGTGGTATCGCCCGGAAGACTCGCGGATGTACGTCGATGTCTTCGATCTGGCCGGCGGTCAGCGCATCGCCCGCCAGGAACTGGCCTCGCTGCCCTTCTACGACCGCGGATTCGGCGACTTCACCACTCGCGGCGTCATCTTCGACCGCGCCGTCGCCATCACCGCCCCTGACGGCGCGCACCTCTTTCGCACCCACGCCGGCGGCGGAAAAGCCTTCGCCTCCCTGACCGCCGACATCCGAGACCTGGCCGCGCTGGCCGGCAAGAGCCCCGATATCGCCACCTTCGACGCCGCAGCCGCCAAGGCCTCGGCCGCCGCCAGGGCCTTCGCCGCCGGCGCCGCCTCAGCCGCCCTGCCGGCCGAGCCGCGAGCCGCCCTGGCAGCCAGCGCCGCTGTCGGCGTCGACGCCATCGTCCAGCAGGCCTATCGCCCCGTCATGACCCCGCCCGGAGGCGACTACGTCGGCGAAGTCACCGTCGCGATCGGCACGGCCGTCCGCGGCGCTGCCGTGCGATACACCCTTGACAGCACCGACCCGCTCTCGGCAGGTCAGCCTTACACCGCCCCGCTGCGCCTGGGGGCCGGCACGGTGGTCAAAGCCGCCGCCGGCGCGCCGGGCAAGACCTTCGCCACTATCCCCACGGGAGAGCAGACTTACCGCATCCTCGCCGCCCGGGCCCCCGACACGCCGCCCAACGTTCAGCCGGGCCTGACCTACGCCTACGCCGGCGGGGGCGTCAAGACCATCGCCGAGATGGGGGCTCTCAAGGTCCTCAAAACCGGAACATCCCCGAGCTTCGACATCAGCCCCTGGACGTCTGGCGACAACTGGGGCGTCACCTTCACCGGGTACATCCGCGTGCCCACTGACGGCGTCTACACCTTCTATACCACCAGCGACGACGGCAGTTGCCTCTTCATCGGCAACGCCCGGGTGGCCGACAACGACCGCCGCCACCCCCCGCAGATGGCCAGCGGGCAGATCGCCCTGCGAGCGGGCCTGCACCCCATCCGCCTGGCGTACTTTGAAGTCACCGCCTGCAAACTGCTCAAGGTCGAGTACAGCGGCCCGAACATCCCCCGCCAGTTCATCCCCAACGACGTGCTGTTCCACTGA
- the rplI gene encoding 50S ribosomal protein L9 — MKLLLKKNVSNLGTIGEVVDVKTGYARNFLVPRGLAVEPTAANLKAVEADKQRYLEELAKQRQEFEAKAKLVQGKEITISARANEEGHLYGSIGPAQIAEALAAEKAFVDAENIVMAEPIRQLDKYDVTIKFPHDVSATIHVWVVPIRDEETPETTPPPAEG; from the coding sequence ATGAAACTGCTGCTGAAAAAGAACGTATCGAACCTGGGCACTATCGGCGAGGTCGTCGACGTCAAGACCGGCTACGCCCGAAACTTCCTCGTGCCCCGCGGCCTGGCCGTCGAGCCCACCGCGGCCAACCTCAAGGCCGTCGAGGCCGACAAGCAACGCTACCTCGAAGAACTCGCCAAACAGCGCCAGGAATTCGAGGCCAAGGCCAAGCTCGTGCAGGGCAAAGAGATCACCATCTCCGCCCGAGCCAACGAGGAAGGGCACCTGTACGGGTCCATCGGACCTGCGCAGATCGCCGAAGCGCTGGCCGCCGAAAAGGCCTTCGTCGACGCCGAGAACATCGTCATGGCTGAGCCGATCCGCCAGCTCGACAAGTACGACGTGACGATCAAGTTCCCCCACGACGTCAGCGCCACCATCCACGTCTGGGTCGTCCCGATCCGAGACGAAGAAACCCCCGAGACGACGCCCCCGCCCGCCGAAGGCTGA
- a CDS encoding single-stranded DNA-binding protein produces the protein MASYNKVILVGNLTRDPQMSFTPAQTPVCEIGLAVNRKWRTPDGQQKEETCFIDCSCFGRSAETLNKYMRKGQPILIEGRLHYSSWEGKDGTKRSKHRVVVERFQFLGGGQRGEGAPSAAGAGGGSDEPPMPDYDSEAPAPSGGGEDIPF, from the coding sequence ATGGCCAGCTACAACAAGGTGATCCTGGTCGGCAACCTCACGCGTGACCCGCAGATGAGCTTTACGCCGGCCCAGACTCCGGTGTGCGAGATCGGTCTGGCCGTCAACCGCAAGTGGCGCACGCCCGACGGGCAGCAGAAGGAAGAGACCTGCTTCATCGACTGCAGTTGCTTCGGGCGTTCCGCCGAAACGCTCAATAAGTACATGCGCAAGGGCCAGCCGATCCTGATCGAAGGGCGGCTGCACTATTCCTCGTGGGAGGGCAAAGACGGCACCAAGCGCAGCAAGCACCGCGTGGTGGTCGAACGGTTCCAGTTCCTCGGCGGCGGACAGCGCGGCGAAGGCGCCCCATCCGCGGCCGGCGCCGGCGGCGGATCGGACGAACCGCCGATGCCTGACTACGACAGCGAAGCCCCCGCCCCCAGCGGCGGTGGCGAAGATATTCCGTTTTAA
- the rpsR gene encoding 30S ribosomal protein S18, with amino-acid sequence MQSRRPRRTTGPRKPRFREQAKCRYCREKIPQVDYKDIGALAKLLTQQGKIFSRKRSGNCAHHQRSTKHAIKRARFLGLLPYAG; translated from the coding sequence ATGCAATCACGACGACCTCGACGGACCACCGGCCCACGCAAGCCCCGCTTCCGCGAGCAGGCCAAGTGCCGTTACTGCCGGGAAAAGATCCCCCAGGTGGACTACAAGGACATCGGCGCCCTGGCCAAGCTGCTGACGCAGCAGGGCAAGATCTTCTCGCGCAAGCGCAGCGGCAACTGCGCCCACCACCAGCGCTCGACCAAGCACGCCATCAAGCGCGCTCGGTTCCTGGGCCTGCTGCCGTACGCGGGATAA
- a CDS encoding 50S ribosomal protein L25, protein MAAKLKANPRTRTGTHGSRSLRKQSLIPAVIYGHGLANETVALPVHEVELAVKHGERLLELDVAGTIQNVLIKEVQWDTYGVDVIHVDLTRVNLDERVEVTVPIILKGTPVGLIEGGSLQQVSAEVDLECPVVAIPESLSVQVNALKVDDVITMADLKLPEGSILKSDPETIVCTVVIITEEETAPAEEGAAAEPEVIGAKKEEEGEEEEGKKKE, encoded by the coding sequence ATGGCAGCCAAACTCAAAGCAAACCCCCGCACCCGGACCGGAACGCACGGTTCGCGATCCCTGCGAAAACAGTCCCTGATCCCGGCCGTGATCTACGGACACGGTCTGGCCAACGAGACCGTCGCCCTTCCGGTGCATGAGGTGGAACTGGCCGTCAAGCACGGCGAGCGCCTGCTCGAGCTGGACGTCGCCGGGACTATTCAGAACGTCCTGATCAAGGAAGTGCAGTGGGACACCTACGGCGTGGACGTCATCCATGTCGACCTGACGCGCGTCAACCTCGACGAGCGCGTCGAGGTGACGGTCCCGATCATCCTCAAGGGCACGCCCGTCGGGCTGATCGAAGGCGGCTCGCTGCAGCAGGTCAGCGCCGAAGTCGACCTCGAATGCCCCGTCGTGGCCATCCCCGAGAGCCTCTCGGTGCAGGTCAACGCCCTGAAGGTCGACGACGTCATCACGATGGCCGACCTCAAGCTGCCTGAAGGCTCGATCCTCAAGAGCGATCCGGAGACCATCGTCTGCACGGTCGTGATCATCACCGAGGAAGAAACCGCCCCCGCCGAAGAAGGCGCCGCCGCGGAACCCGAAGTCATCGGCGCCAAGAAGGAAGAGGAAGGCGAAGAGGAAGAGGGCAAGAAGAAAGAGTGA
- the pth gene encoding aminoacyl-tRNA hydrolase, which translates to MEIGNDVVDRRLVVGLGNPGTRYRHTRHNLGFRVVDELVRRFDAGSGRDAFGARAWDVRTTRSDALRRVTLLEPQEYMNRSGSAVAMAAGFYHLAPHHVLVVMDDLALPPGRLRARAEGSAGGHNGLADVMQKMGTNALPRLRIGIGPSPANMDSADYVLQAVPQDQAAIIEIAVKTAADAVEDWVFNGIAFVMDKYNGKAEE; encoded by the coding sequence TTGGAAATTGGAAATGATGTCGTCGACCGCCGCCTGGTCGTGGGCCTGGGAAACCCCGGCACGCGATATCGCCACACGCGGCACAACCTGGGGTTCCGGGTTGTCGACGAACTGGTGCGGCGGTTCGATGCAGGCTCCGGCCGTGACGCCTTCGGCGCCCGCGCCTGGGACGTGCGAACCACGCGGAGCGATGCCCTGCGGCGCGTGACGCTGCTTGAGCCGCAGGAGTACATGAACCGCTCGGGGTCGGCCGTGGCGATGGCGGCGGGTTTTTACCACCTGGCGCCGCATCACGTGCTGGTGGTGATGGACGACTTGGCCCTGCCGCCGGGACGCCTTCGGGCGCGGGCGGAGGGGTCGGCCGGCGGGCATAACGGCCTGGCCGACGTGATGCAAAAGATGGGCACTAACGCCCTGCCTCGCCTGCGGATCGGGATCGGCCCGTCGCCGGCGAATATGGACAGTGCCGACTACGTCCTGCAAGCGGTTCCGCAGGACCAGGCGGCGATCATCGAGATCGCCGTCAAGACGGCTGCCGATGCCGTTGAGGATTGGGTCTTCAACGGGATTGCCTTCGTGATGGACAAGTACAACGGAAAAGCAGAAGAATGA